In Nymphaea colorata isolate Beijing-Zhang1983 chromosome 5, ASM883128v2, whole genome shotgun sequence, one genomic interval encodes:
- the LOC116254858 gene encoding probable trehalose-phosphate phosphatase 6, whose amino-acid sequence MSQRINMTKQNLIVQDSSSTIATSGSTTSTVSVEICSSHFLSASDLKSGAVTTKSAAISAMGYAANPRKNQLLIKKLDIGGRVNMWLDSMRALSPTSTKPVPPLVVDDKQMHLPSALRMFEDITEASKGKQIVIFLDYDGTLSPIVDDPDRAFMSDAMRAAVRDAAGYFPTAIVSGRCLDKVYSFVRLAELYYAGSHGMDIKGPLKSPRCLRMNGSKTLGKMSNQPVLFQPASEFLPMIDEVYESLVEKTKCIPGAKVENNKFCASVHFRCVDEKSWSTLAEEVRSVLKGYPKLSLTQGRKVLEIRPTIKWDKGKALEFLLESLGLANCSDVLPVYIGDDRTDEDAFKVLKERGQGFGILVSKIPKKTNASYSLQEPSEVMDFLNRLVEWKRFCSKQSEHQLVSKRSERRRPPKPKY is encoded by the exons ATGTCCCAAAGGATCAACATGACAAAACAGAATTTAATTGTTCAAGACAGTTCTTCTACAATAGCAACCTCAGGCAGCACAACTTCCACAGTGTCAGTAGAAATCTGCAGCTCCCATTTTCTTAGTGCATCTGACCTGAAATCTGGTGCAGTGACCACAAAAAGTGCTGCAATCTCTGCAATGGGTTATGCTGCAAACCCTAGGAAGAACCAACTGCTGATCAAGAAGTTGGACATTGGAGGAAGAGTGAACATGTGGCTCGATTCCATGAGAGCTTTGTCACCAACAAGCACCAAACCTGTTCCTCCTCTTGTAGTTGATGACAAACAG ATGCACCTTCCATCAGCGTTGAGGATGTTTGAAGACATAACGGAAGCATCAAAAGGCAAGCAGATCGTCATTTTTCTAGACTATGATGGCACACTCTCACCCATTGTCGACGATCCGGACAGAGCCTTCATGTCTGATGCG ATGAGAGCGGCCGTGAGAGATGCAGCCGGGTACTTTCCAACTGCAATCGTGAGTGGAAGATGTCTGGATAAG GTGTATAGCTTCGTGAGACTAGCCGAGCTCTACTATGCAGGTAGCCATGGAATGGACATCAAGGGGCCACTCAAGAGCCCAAGATGCTTGAGAATGAATGGTTCCAAGACTTTGGGAAAGATG AGCAATCAACCTGTCCTTTTCCAGCCAGCCAGTGAATTTCTACCCATGATCGATGAG GTTTATGAATCACTGGTGGAGAAGACAAAATGCATTCCCGGTGCCAAAGTAGAAAACAATAAGTTCTGTGCATCTGTGCACTTCCGATGCGTAGATGAAAAG AGCTGGAGCACATTGGCAGAAGAAGTTAGAAGTGTTTTGAAAGGATACCCCAAATTAAGTCTAACCCAAGGTAGAAAG GTATTGGAGATCAGACCTACCATCAAATGGGACAAAGGCAAGGCCCTTGAATTTTTGTTGGAGTCACTTG GCCTCGCAAACTGCAGCGACGTATTGCCGGTTTATATCGGAGACGACCGTACCGATGAAGATGCATTCAAG GTTCTAAAGGAAAGGGGACAAGGTTTTGGAATTCTTGTGTCCAAAATCCCAAAGAAAACTAACGCATCTTACTCTCTTCAAGAGCCATCTGAG GTTATGGACTTTCTTAACAGGCTTGTGGAATGGAAGCGTTTTTGCTCCAAACAATCTGAACATCAACTAGTGAGCAAGAGATCAGAGAGAAGAAGACCACCCAAGCCAAAATACTAG
- the LOC116254678 gene encoding uncharacterized protein LOC116254678 — translation MYPTVERLLSEIVSPPRPAMRRRRPEEMGEKKEPGEPSLLSSIEDIQRRLVRPSQDSSFRRSDDRKNCESLPITQDSRYVRNEFADRKAEDPKCLEKLAEVYTNSGDQIAELKSLDNPRRLLKSGAVDDLNVDDSALLIADFVDESFKEHQLFLDSESVPWKSADLISGSKPQEDPDKRTTPTIALNDGSLDSDLKSCQDVKRIESSKAKFGEFSDLTPDSELDPHEEPKLLEPLLNSTDSIADLKIKKLLKKSEKTPMILEQVVDPGSCQTVKHKNIGDFVSDTDTLVEEGKPEKPRARRGEEEHARLEDYLHPSLLSAAASKIRKKMKKAIFEWPTEELRTLADSGARAGDGGDMLAGFDSSAFRRFDDVVLKRFHA, via the exons ATGTATCCAACGGTTGAGCGGCTCCTGTCTGAAATCGTCAGCCCGCCAAGACCTGCCATGAGACGGAGAAGACCAGAAGAAATGGGGGAGAAGAAGGAACCCGGAGAACCGAGTCTGCTGTCCTCCATCGAGGACATCCAGAGACGTCTGGTTCGGCCTTCACAGGATTCTTCCTTCAG ACGAAGCGATGATCGGAAAAACTGCGAGAGTTTGCCGATTACGCAAGATTCCCGTTATGTAAGAAACGAATTTGCTGATCGAAAGGCTGAGGATCCGAAATGCTTGGAGAAGCTCGCAGAGGTTTACACAAATTCTGGCGATCAGATCGCCGAACTCAAATCCCTCGATAATCCGAGACGGTTACTCAAATCCGGGGCGGTTGACGACCTCAACGTCGACGATTCAGCTCTGTTGATTGCCGATTTCGTGGATGAATCCTTCAAGGAACATCAACTCTTTTTGGATTCCGAGAGCGTTCCCTGGAAGTCCGCCGATCTGATCTCCGGTTCCAAGCCACAAGAAGATCCCGACAAGCGGACGACACCGACGATCGCTCTTAATGATGGATCTCTAGACTCTGATCTCAAAAGCTGCCAGGATGTGAAGAGAATTGAGAGCTCAAAGGCGAAGTTCGGAGAGTTTAGCGACCTCACACCCGATTCAGAACTCGATCCTCACGAGGAACCGAAACTTTTAGAGCCGCTGCTGAATTCCACTGATTCCATCGCCGATCTCAAAATTAAGAAGCTTCTGAAAAAGTCGGAGAAGACGCCAATGATACTTGAACAAGTAGTCGACCCAGGGTCCTGCCAAActgtaaaacataaaaacatcGGCGATTTCGTCTCCGATACGGACACTCTAGTGGAAGAGGGAAAACCTGAAAAGCCGAGGGCGAGACGAGGAGAGGAGGAGCACGCGAGGCTTGAAGATTACTTGCACCCTTCCCTTCTCTCTGCGGCCGCTTCCAAGataaggaagaagatgaagaaggcgATATTCGAGTGGCCGACGGAGGAACTCCGGACACTGGCGGATTCCGGAGCCCGAGCTGGGGACGGTGGAGATATGCTCGCCGGATTCGACTCCTCTGCGTTTCGCCGCTTCGATGACGTGGTGCTCAAGCGCTTCCACGCGTGA
- the LOC116254121 gene encoding uncharacterized protein LOC116254121 isoform X2: MPHQEQEDGWPLGLQPLSRRVGLGGNRDLSEPISLDTWVTGSPTSSSVSSSDLETQSTGSSFHENSVTLGNLLGVRPNQALPIYRTNNLATRKNYRSSAWLNMLIRAGILSSQANSPPSLGHFLEVERRAASTTKARKSVCFLCSASADAVLETSSLLHGRFSVPLSMNNRAAVVIARTVHKSGTVFDTSNSKRNQRESCGGSRNNVLGIPMLFSCVCSDTTL, translated from the exons ATGCCGCATCAG GAGCAGGAAGATGGGTGGCCTCTTGGGTTGCAGCCATTGAGTAGGAGAGTTGGGCTGGGTGGTAACAGGGATCTATCAGAACCCATTTCATTGGATACTTGGGTGACTGGTTCTCCCACTTCatcctctgtttcttcatcaGATTTGGAAACACAG TCCACTGGGTCATCTTTCCATGAGAACAGTGTGACACTGGGGAACCTCCTTGGAGTTCGGCCAAATCAAGCACTACCAATTTATAGAACCAACAACCTTGCAACCAGGAAGAACTACAGATCAAGCGCCTGGTTGAATATGCTCATAAGAGCAGGAATACTCAGCAGCCAGGCGAACTCGCCGCCATCACTCGGTCACTTCCTTGAGGTGGAAAGAAGAGCTGCCAGCACCACCAAGGCCAGAAAATCAGTCTGTTTCCTGTGTAGTGCATCCGCCGATGCTGTGTTGGAGACGAGCTCCTTGCTACATGGTCGTTTCTCTGTTCCGCTGAGCATGAACAACAGAGCTGCTGTAGTTATAGCAAGAACTGTGCATAAGTCGGGCACCGTCTTTGACACAAGTAATAgcaagagaaatcaaagagagtcTTGTGGTGGTAGCAGAAACAATGTGCTTGGAATTCCAATGCTTTTTTCGTGCGTATGCAGTGACACCACACTGTAA
- the LOC116254121 gene encoding uncharacterized protein LOC116254121 isoform X1, producing MPHQEDGWPLGLQPLSRRVGLGGNRDLSEPISLDTWVTGSPTSSSVSSSDLETQSTGSSFHENSVTLGNLLGVRPNQALPIYRTNNLATRKNYRSSAWLNMLIRAGILSSQANSPPSLGHFLEVERRAASTTKARKSVCFLCSASADAVLETSSLLHGRFSVPLSMNNRAAVVIARTVHKSGTVFDTSNSKRNQRESCGGSRNNVLGIPMLFSCVCSDTTL from the exons ATGCCGCATCAG GAAGATGGGTGGCCTCTTGGGTTGCAGCCATTGAGTAGGAGAGTTGGGCTGGGTGGTAACAGGGATCTATCAGAACCCATTTCATTGGATACTTGGGTGACTGGTTCTCCCACTTCatcctctgtttcttcatcaGATTTGGAAACACAG TCCACTGGGTCATCTTTCCATGAGAACAGTGTGACACTGGGGAACCTCCTTGGAGTTCGGCCAAATCAAGCACTACCAATTTATAGAACCAACAACCTTGCAACCAGGAAGAACTACAGATCAAGCGCCTGGTTGAATATGCTCATAAGAGCAGGAATACTCAGCAGCCAGGCGAACTCGCCGCCATCACTCGGTCACTTCCTTGAGGTGGAAAGAAGAGCTGCCAGCACCACCAAGGCCAGAAAATCAGTCTGTTTCCTGTGTAGTGCATCCGCCGATGCTGTGTTGGAGACGAGCTCCTTGCTACATGGTCGTTTCTCTGTTCCGCTGAGCATGAACAACAGAGCTGCTGTAGTTATAGCAAGAACTGTGCATAAGTCGGGCACCGTCTTTGACACAAGTAATAgcaagagaaatcaaagagagtcTTGTGGTGGTAGCAGAAACAATGTGCTTGGAATTCCAATGCTTTTTTCGTGCGTATGCAGTGACACCACACTGTAA